GAGGAACGCGACGATCCAGTTTTGGACGCCGAACAGCTCCCAGTTGTGGCTGGCATACGCGGTTGTCACGTAGAGGTACTTCTTCTCCCGGAATACCGAGAAGTCGAACGCGACGTCACCAGTCCCCGTCCCTGTGGCGTCGGCAGCCAACCACAGAACTGCGAGGCCGGCCGGAACGGCGACGCTGCTCGTGACGGCGATCGCGAATCGCCAGTCGTCGACCGTCGCCAGCCACGTCGAGAGGGGATAGGCGACCCCGCTTCCGAGCGAAAGGACACCGACATAAAGACCGAACGCTCGCCCGCGGTCCCCGGCGTCAAACCAGTCGCTCAGCAGTTTCATTCCCGGAACGTACACGCCCGCGAAACAGGCGCCGGCGAGGATGCGAAACACACTGCCCGTGACGACGCCGACAGTGAGATACGCGAACGCGACGCTGAAAACCCCGGTACCGATGGCGGTGATTCCAACCAGTCGGCGTGGGGAGTCCCGATCCGCAATGATCCCGGCCGGCAGAATAGCCAGGACGTATCCCACGAAATACGCCGAATAGATAACGCCCGCTTCAGTTCCCGAGAGAGTCAGGTCCGCAACGACGAGGGGCAACACAGCGGAGTAATTCGCCCAACTGAACGAGATAACGCCGACCGACAGGCTCAAAACGACCAGTACCCGCGTCCGAATCTGCATTCCCGTTACATCTCCATCGGCGGGGAGGTAGTTTCTTCGGTTGATCAGCGGATTGAGCCGTCAGACGCCCAGATGCAAATGGTGCGATGGAGCGGTGGAACGGCGGAGTAGCAAAGCGGGGGATCGAAGAATAGTTCCCGGCTCAGCGTTGCGCTCGACCCCGAAGATTCGTCCAGTACCCCATCGCGAGTTCGCGAACGACGAATCGGTCTCGAGGATCCACACCGAGGACGTGTAACGCCGCCAGATAGGTCGCGATCCCGACGACGATCCCGGGAACGACTGCGAGGCCACCGGGAATCGCGAGTCGGATCGCCCACATCCCGACGCCAGCCATCACGCCGGCCGCGATCGGGGTGAGGAACGTCCGGTCGAACAGCCACAGTCCCTCGAACCGGCGCAACAACACTACCTGGATCCCGTTCTGCACGGAGATGGCGATGGACGTTCCGAGGGCCGCGCCGACGAGTTCGAACTGCAGGATGAACGCGTACGTCAACACGACGTTCAACACCGCGAGCAGCCAGTCGAGGATCATCCGGGCGTACTGGTGATCGGTCATCATCAGCAGCCAGCCGGTCGCCCCGACTGCGCTACCCACGAACACGCCGCCGAGGTACACGACGAGCGGGACGTACCCCTGCGTGTAGGTCGGCCCGAACAGCGCGAGAAGTTCCCGCCCGTAGACGACGAGAACCGCGAGGAAGGGAACGACGGTGGTGACGATCAGCCGAGTCACCGACGTGTAAATCGCGTTGAGCGTCTCCATCCGATCGTCCGAGTACAGGTTCGAGGCGACCGGCGGCAAAAGCATATTGAACGACTGGAGCGGGATCCACGCGATTGCGATCAACACCAGCAGGGCGTTGTACACGCCGGCCGCGACCGCCGTGAGCAGCGCCCCGACCAGAATGACGTCGATCCGGTTTTGAAACACCTTGCCGAGGCTACTCATCGCGACCGGGGCCGCGTGGTTGTAGAACCGCTCTGCCTCGCTTCTGACCGCTCGCAACGACGGTCTGATCGCCGTCACGCGTGCCGCAATCGGAACAGCGACAACCGCAAGAATCCCCGTCCCGACGACGATTGCGCCAGCGACGCCAACCACCGAGTAACCGAGCGCGAGTGCGACCGTCGCACCGACGAGGCGAACCCCCGGCCGGAGCAGTTTGTTGAACAGCACTTCACCGCGAGCGGAGCCGATCGCCCGGAAGATGGCGGACACGATCATGACGACACCGAGGAGAACCACGAGAAATCCGAACCACCGCATCGTCGGGACGAACGCCGGCTGGTCGACGGTGACGGCGCCGATCCATGGCGCCAGCCACCACACGCCCGCCGCGATAACGGCGCCGAACCCGACAGTGGTCGCGTAGGCCAACCCGACGACGGTTGCCCGGCGGTTTGGATCGTCGTCGTAGGCGGGGACGTATCGCTGCAGCGCCGGCACGCTCCCGAACGTGACTAGCCGAACGAGGATCTGTGCGATCCGCCAGGCCAGCGCGTACACGCCGTAGGCTGTCGGACCGAGCCCTCGTGCGAGGACGACCTCGACGGCGGTGATCAGCGCTCGCTGGGCGGAGACCCCGCCGGAGGTGACGACGGCGCCGTGTGCGATCGTCAGCAGGGCCTCGCGTTCGTCCTCGGGAATCGCCTCTTCGCCGTCTCGACGCACGCGTCGTAATCATCCGAATTCACCGGGGTCAAAATAAAAATGGGTCGATCTGGATGGCGGTACAGCATTTCGACTGTGTTTGTATTTTTCGAAGAATAGTTGGTAGCAAAGATATTTGTTCGAACAAAATGATATCAAAACGATGTATCGGTTCACTCCGGACGAAATCGATCGCGAACGCTCCCACCACCAAGCCGTCATCCAGGGATCCAATAACCTGGACGTAAAGCGTATCGGGAACCTCGGTGAACTCGCGTTCGAGCAGTTCTGTCGCGAGTACTTGCCTGTCGAAATGTGGGAGTGGAAAAATGAGGAAGCGATCCGGCGGTGTAACTCCGAGAGTTTCTCCGGTCACGATTTCGAAGTGTTTGGTTACAAAGTGGACGTGAAGTCGTCACGCGATGTCTCGGCGTTTCTCCCATCCTCCCTCGTGGAGCGAGATCCAGACGACGACATCGTGGTGATGATCTGGCACCGGGACAACGAAGACAGCCTCATGTTACTCGGCTGGGAACGACTGGAGACGCTCAAATCGAAGGTCAAAACTGAAGACGAGTATTCCGGTGAATCACCTGAAAAGCTCGATCACCTCGCGGCCCGACCGATGAACGAAATGATCGAACTCGGGCCGAACACCGCCCACATGAACCAGAAGCCGAAAAACCCGTTCCAGCCGGGCGATCGTGTTGTGAAAAACAGCGACGATGATCAGTCAGTGGGAGTCGTTGTCGAAGTAATGCCTCCCGAGAAAAACACCGGAGCCTTCGGACAAGAAATGGATGGAGAAGCGGTGAAAGTTGCGTTTCCGAGTTCGCTCGACAAGGGGCCAGGCGACTGGCGCAGCTATCATCCGGCTATCCTCGCGTCCTACTGCGACGATCAAGAAATCAAGCTCTGGACGTACAAACACGAGAACCTCGAGTTCGCGGAGAACCCGTACGTTCCGGGCGATCGAGTGATCAAGACCAGCCACGACGACCCCAATACGGCCGTCGTGGTCGAGAGTCCGGGTGGTGCCGGCGGTGAAGAGGTTACGGTTGCGTTTTTGGGAGATTTCGAGGAGGAAGATGTCTGGCCGGGGGAATTGAGGGAACACTGTGAAGAAAACGGGATCAAGTCCTACACGTACGAACACACGGAACTCGAGTATTCGTCGAACGTATGAGCAGCTGTCTGCTGTACTGATATCCGCACTCCGAATCGATAATCAGATACCGTGTTACGCAATCAAAAGAGGAGTTACAGAAGGGCATCAGAGACGGAATAGAAGTCACCCACCGAAGGCAACCGTCCTCGGGAGAGGAGTTTTATTCGCTGAACCAAAGCAGTCTGCATGCCCGAACGGAACGTTCTGGGAGACGAACTCGAACCCTGTAGTGTTGACCCGGTGACCGGCTTCGAGCGCGACGGCTGCTGTGGAACCCATCCGAACGATCGCGGGAGACACGAACTCTGTGCGATGATGACCGACGAGTTCCTCTCCTTTAGCGAACAGCAGGGCAACGACCTCGTCACGCCGCGCCCAGAGTTGCAGTTTCCCGGGCTCGAACCGGGCGATCGCTGGTGTCTCTGTCTCGACCGCTGGATCGAGGCGCTCGAAGCCACCCGAACCCACCGCCTTCCGGAGACGACTGTCCCACCCGTGATTCTGGAAGCCACGAACGAGGCAGTGCTGGACTCGGTCGAGAAGGAGACGCTCGAAAAACACGCTTACGACGTGTGATATCGGACGGCACTTGGTGACTGCAGCGTCCACGAGGTATTTACTTCCGACGGCCCGAAATTAATCAAAATGCAGCCGCTGAACGAGGATTCGGTGATGGCCGAGCTGATCGAGGTACACGGGGACGTGACGGTAGAGCCGGCGGAGGACATGTTTCGACGCATGACCGTCTCGATCATCAACCAGCAACTCTCGACTGCCTCCGCCCGGGCGATCCGAGAGCGGGTGTTCGACCACGTCGAGGTGACGCCCGAAGGAATACTCACAGCCGAACCAGAGGAACTCCACGACCTGGGGCTCTCCGAGTCGAAGGTCGAATACCTCAAAAACGTCGCCGACGCGCACGTCGAGAACGGCTATTCTGTGGCCTACTTCGAGGGGATGACCGACGAGGACGTGATCGCAGAACTCACCGAAATCAGGGGCGTTGGAACGTGGACCGCGAAGATGGCGCTCATATTCTGCCTTGGCCGAGAGGACGTCTTCCCCGTCGAGGATCTGGGAATCCGTCGAGGGATGGAAACAGCCTACGGGATCACCGAGCGGGACGCCATGGTTCAAAAGGCCGAGGAGTGGGCTCCATACCGGAGCTATGCGAGTCGGTACCTGTGGCGTGCTGTCGATTAATCTCGAACCGACGCCTCGCCGAACGCGACGAACCCGGTGACCACGAGATCAACACCGTCGCGATCCACGGTCGCACCCTCGAGTTCCACGGTCATATCGTCCCCGATCGCTCGGCGTGGACGATCGTCCGCGGCCGAGCCGAGTATGGGTATGACTTCCATCTGGACTACCCAGTCCCGGGGAACGATTACCTGGGCCTCACCGAAGAGCACCGTCAGGTCGACCCGGGCGGGCCGATCCGTGAGCTGGGCGTCCCGGAGATCCAGGGTGGTTTCGCCGAAGATGGTCGTCAGATCACCGCCGACGAACGCCTCGGAGGTGTTCCGCTTCTCGACGCCGCCGAATACCGTCACCCCGGAGGAGTAGCTCGCGTCGGAACGCCGGACGCTTGATCGGTACTGTCCCATCGCGATCGACAGGCCGAGTGCGATCACCAGCACGGGCCAGTAGACGACAAGCTGCTCGGCGGTGGCGTACCCGAGAACGATCAGCTGAACGGCACCGGCGACACCGACGATGACCACCGGGCCCACGAGGCTCCGGAAGCCGCTCTGGACGAACAGCCAGATTCCCAGCAGGACGAACAGCGAGGGAACGTACTGTAAGAGCTGTCGGGTCTCGAAGACGCCGGTAGTCTGGAACAGCAGGAGCACACCCACCAGAATGACCAGCGCTCCGAGGAGGAACCGACCGGTGGGGAGGCGTTGCGATCGTATCGTGGAAGATACAGTAGACATAACAACCATACGACGGAAGAGGAGATATAGCCATACTATCAGTATCATTCCGCGGGAGGTGCGCCGTTGTCACACGGTGCATGGCTTCGGAGTGAAAGGAGACCCGGCGTCCGCGATGGTGTATCACCCATTTATAAGCCATCCCACATCGAAACGACGACAGAACGCCGAGGAGGCCGAGACTCATCGATGACCTGGAACGGAACCGGACCCACCGCCGCACGCTGTGTCGGCCACCGCTTCCCACGCCGCCCCGCTCGTTGCTTCACACGCCGGCCCGCACGCCTCACTCGCAATATGAACGCGGGAATGACCCGATACGGGGGAGGTGACCGATGTTCGCGACTGTCGCCGGACTCCTCCTGATCGCGCTCGGTCTCGCGATGGGGTGGTACGGCATCCGACCCCTCCTCGCGGTACCGCGGCTGCTCGCGACCGAAGTCCGCGAGCCCCGAAGTCTCAGGGCGACTGGCGGGTTCGTCGCCTGCCGGGGGCGGGCTAGTGCGGTCGAGGAGCCGATCGAGGCGCCGTTTTCGGGCACCGACTGCCTGGGGCTCGAGTACGAGGTGACCGAACGGCAGCCGTTCGGAATCGCCTGGCCGTGGATCGACGCGTATCTCGACGACGGGGTGGCTACAACAGCGTTCGACCTCGTAAACGACCGGGGGAGGATCCGGGTCGATCCCGCCCCGCATCGGTTCACACTCGACGTATCGGAGGAGGTCATCTCCTTCGCTACCGAGAACGCTCTCCCGGATCGGGTCCGCCGGTTCCTCGAGATCCGTGACGTCCCCGACACGCCCGAGTGGCTACAGTCGATTCCGGGCCTCGGGCGGCGACGGTTCGTCGAACGGCGGATCGATCCCGGCAGGGAGTACGTCGTCTTCGGGCGGATCGAGCGCCGGGACGGAACCGTCGCCCTCGGGGGCGATCTCGTGATCGGCGAAGGGAGCCCCTCACAGATCGCCATGGGGAGGATCTGGTCGGCGGCGTTTCCTCTCGGCGTCTCGCTCGCGTTCCTGATCGGCGGCGGACTGCTGCTTTTCGCGTGACCGTCGGACAATTCGCCGGACCGGACCGTTCGCCGCCTCACGAACCCTTTTGAATGCTGACGTGGAGTTTCAGCCATGCACTACGCGAGATTCCGCGATCCAGCCGGCTCGGTCCGGAACGGAACGTTCGATCCCGACGCCGAAACCGTCTCGTTCGGGGGGGCGAGCTACGAGGTCGAGGATTCCGATATCGACGTCCTGCCACCGTGTGAGCCGTCAAAGATCGTCTGTGTCGGGCGCAACTACGCCGACCACGCCGAAGAGATGGGAAGTGACGTCCCGGACCGGCCGCTTCTGTTTTTGAAGCCACCGAACGCGCTCGCGGCCCACGGCGACACCGTCACCGCCCCCGCCGACAAGGAGCGCATCGACTGGGAGGCGGAACTCGCGGTCGTGATCGACAACCAGTGCCGGAACGTCGACGCCGCCGACGCGATGGACGTCGTGGCCGGCTTCACCTGCATGAACGACCTCTCGAACCGGGAGGACCAGCGACAGGAGCAGAACTGGGTTCGGGGGAAGGCGTTCGACAACGCCGCACCTCTCGGCCCCTGCGTCGCGACCCCCGAGGAAGTGCCAGACGACGCGGCCGTCCGGTTGCGTGTGAACGGCGAAACGAAACAGGACGGCTCCCGGGCGCAGTTCATCTTCGACGTCCCGACGCTGATCGAGGAGATCACCGCGTATCTCACCCTGGAGCCGGGCGACGTCATCGCCACCGGCACACCGGAGGGCGTCGGCGCGCTCGCGGACGGTGACTCCGTCGAAATCGAGGTCGAAGGCGTGGGAACCCTCGAACACGACGTCGTCGTTCCGTGAAATCAGACCGCTTTGCCCGTCAGTTGCGATCGAGTTGGCCGTTTCCATCAGCCTCGATCGGTCGATCCGGATCGGACAGTCCCCCCCGTTCGACAGGGCGTCGACCTCGGACAGGAATCCGACGAAATGGGTGACCTCCCCGGCTTCGTTTCCGATCGGAGCGACGTCGATTCGGGCCTGGAGTTGCGTTCCGTTCTCCCCGTAGCCGATCAGCTCTCCGGAAACCGTTACCTCTGCCAGGGTCGCCTCACAGAGCCGCCTGACCGGATCGTTCGCGGAGCCGTTCTCCAGGATCGATCGACAGTCCCGTCCCAGAATATCACCGGAATCAAACCCGGAGAGTTCTCGAAACCTGGCATTGGCGTACACCACTGACTTGCGTTCCTGGCGTACGTCCGCCAGAAGAACCCCGAAGGGCGCGGCGTCGAGCGCCCGATAGCCGCGTTTCATCCGCGTCTCCGCCCGGTGCTGGGAGACGACGTTCCGGATCCTGTTCGCGAGCACCTCGTACTGTTCGGTGCCGGACTCCTTTTGAAGGTACTCCGTGACGCCCAGCGAGATCGCATCGCTTGCGATCTCCTCGGGTCCTTTTCCGGTGAACAGGACGAACGGAGTATCGACGCCCCGTTCTCGCAATACTTCGAACAGTTCGAGCCCGTCGAGTCGCGGCATCTGGTAGTCGCTGACGACACAATCGAACACCCGTGCGGTCAGGAGTTCGGCCGCTTTTTCGGGATCCGTCGTCGTCAACGTGTAATAGTTAGAAATACAACCACTACGAAACAAATATAACACAGCTAACAGGTGTTCCGAAAACGTGAGAGAGAGGTCGTGAAAAACCGGCCGCGAAAGACGAAATCCGGTGGTCAGGCCTGTTCTTCGATGACGTCCCCGTCGCTCTCCGGCCCGATCTCGATTTCGAGATCCTCGCCATCGCTTCGGAACCGGCGTGCGGCGATGCCGACAACAGAGATGATCGAGACGACGCCCACGAGTGTCAGGAGTGTCCGGAACCGTCCTCGGCCGGATCGTCCCTCAGCCGTTTCTGGTTCCGATTCCATTTCCGTTTCCGGTTCCGATTCCATTTCCGTGTTCGTTTCCGTGTCCATCTTCATTTCGTCGCCCGAAGCGTGCGCTTCGATCGCGGCAGTATCATCGGTGAAGTCCAGACTGGAGGGGCCGATTTGAGCGCCGTCAAAGTGCAGTTCGAACATGGTGATTTTGCGTGCCATACATACAGGACGCGCTCTGAGTATATATATTCGTACTGACACCGAATAGCAGGAGTGCCCGATCCGCCGGGACGCGGTAACGAAAATCAGCTATCTGTTCCCCTCACGGCTCCGGGACGTTACGGTCTGGGAACTGCTCGCGGAGGTCTTTCGCCCGGATGTCTATCTGCCAGTCGTCCGTCAGGTCACGTGGCCCCTCCTCGGTTGAGACGATTCTGAGTCCGGATCCACCCCGGTTGATCGTCGCCCGATCGCCGAACTGCAGCCGGTTGAACGTCCGGCGTGGAACGAACGATGTCGGGATACGCTGCGGGCTCCCAGCCGAACACCCGGCTGTGCCCATCCGACCACAGCCAGCAGAGTGCGGCGCCGTATCCCCGACCGTCCGCGTCGAGCCATCGCACGCTGATCGCTTGATAAGAGAGGACAGCGTCCTCGAATCCGGGAATCCTCCCGAGACAGCCGCCGATCGTGGGGAGCAGGGACGCCCCGAAGGCCGTTCCGAGCAGTGTTCGTCGCGTCGGCATTCAGCTGTGACAGCTTCGTATCGAGAGGATATGTCTGCAGCGGATCGCCCCGAGCGTTCAGTTCCACAGCGCCCGGAACGGCTTGAGTACCGCGAGCGTGTAATCCTCGTGGGGATCGTACCCGCGGAACGCAAGCGAGTTCGCCATCACCGACACCGACGAACCGGCCATCGCCAGCCCCGCCAGCGCGGGGTTCAACAGTCCGAGCGAGGCGACCGGAATGAGCGTCGCGTTGTAGGCGAACGCCCAAAAGAGGTTCTGCCGGACCTTCGAGATCGTCGCCTCGGAGATCCGCAGTGCCTTCAACACGTCCGCCGGGTCGTCGCGCATCAGGGTTACGTCCGCAGACTCGATTGCGACGTCGGTGCCCGAACCGATAGCGATACCGACATGGGCGGCGGTGAGCGCCGGCGCGTCGTTGACGCCGTCGCCGACCATCACCACGCGGGAGCCGTCCGCCTGGATGTCGTCGACCACGTCCGCCTTGTCCTCGGGGAGCACCTCCGCACGGACGTTGTCGGCCGGAATGCCGACCTCCTCGGCTACCGCCCGGGCGGTCCGCTCGTTGTCGCCGGTGAGCATGTGAACGGCGATCCCGCGGTCGGACAGCGCCTCGACAGTCCGCTTTGCGCTCTCCCGGACCGTGTCCGCGTTCGCGAGCACGCCCAGCAACTGCCCGTCGAGTGCGACGAGCATGGCAGTTTTCCCGTCCCGTTCGAGTTCGAGCAGCGTTTCCTCGGCGGGTTCGGGGTCGATCCCCTCCTCGCGAAGCAGTTTGCGATTCCCCACGAGTACCTCCCCGCGGGGGATAGTCGCCCGAATGCCGTGGCCGGGAACGTTCTCGAATTCGATGGGGTCATCGAGATCGAGTCCGCGCTCGCGAGCGCCGGCGACGATCGCCCGCGCGAGCGGGTGTTCCGAGCCCGACTCGGCGCTTGCAGCGACCGCGAGCAACAGCGACTCGGCGTCGAGCGAGTCACCCGGAGATTCCGAGCCTGTGGCCTCCGAGGGATCGGCAGTCTCCGTAGGATCGCCGACCTCCGAGGGGTCTGCCGTTGCCCCACCGTCCGCGTGGGGCTCCAGCGCGACCACGTCGGTGAGCTGCATCTCGCCGTGGGTCAGGGTGCCGGTCTTGTCGAAGACGACCGCGTCGACGTCGCGGACCTTCTCGAGTACGTCGCCGCCTTTGAACAGGACGCCGTTGGTGGCCGAGATCGTCGACCCGACCATCGTCGCCGCCGGCGTCGCGAGCCCGAGCGCACAGGGACACGCGATCAAAATCGCGGAGGCGAGCACGACCATCGAGAACTCGATGATCGGAATTCCGCCGAGTTCGACGCCGATCGGACCCCCGCCAACCGGACCCCACAGCGGAAGCGACGTGACGAACGCGTACAGCGGTTCGGGAAACAGGAACCACAGCGTCGACCAGAGCACCGCGTTGAAGATGACGGCGGGCACGAAGTAGGCGCTGACTTTGTCGACGAGCCGCTGGATCTCCGGCTGACGCGACTGCGCCTCCTTTACCCGCTCGACGATCTGCTGGAGCGCGGTGTCGCGGCCGACCTTCGTCGCCTCGACGACGAGCACGCCGTTTTCGTTCACGGTCGCCCCGACGACCTCGTCGCCGGGCGACTTCTCTACCGGGACGGACTCCCCGGTCAACATCGACTCGTCGACCGCGGAGTCTCCGTCCACCACGACCCCGTCGACGGGAATCTTCTCACCCGGTCTGACCTTGACCCGGTCGCCGACCTCGATCTCTTCTACGGGTACCTGGTGCTCTTCCCCGTCCCGGATCACCGTCGCCTCGTCAGCCTGCATCTCCAGGAGTTTGCGCAGGGCGTCGCTTGCCTGCGCCTTCGAGCGCGCCTCGAGCCAGTTGCCCAGCGTGATGAACCACAGGATGAACGCGACCGCCTCGAAGTAGAGGCCCCCGGCGACCTGGTAGCCGATCAAGGCAGGGGCGGCAAGGACCGCCGTCGAGTAGACGTAGCCGACGCTCGTCCCCATTGCCACAAGCGTGTCCATGTTCGCTTGACGGCTCTTCGAGAACGCGCGCCAGGCGCCCCGGATGAACTCCCGACCGAGCGTGGCCATCAGGAGCGTCGCCAGCACGAACTCCAGCCAACCGACGCCGACGGAGAGACCGAAGACCGGGATCGCGTCGGGCAGAAAGCCCGGATAGAACATGTCGATCATCACCAGGACGAACGGCGCGGTCAACACGCCCCCGCCGACGGTGAGCTTCCACTGCTTGCGCATTTCCCGCCGGGCGGCGGACTCCCGTGCCCCAGACTCTCCCTCCCCGGTGCCGTCGTCTCCCTCCGCGTCCCGGATCGGCTCGTAGCCGGCGTCCTCTACGGCGGCGTAAATCTCCGACAGTGAGACGTCGACGGGGTTGTACCGCACCCGAGCCTCGTCGGACGCGAAATTGACGTCCGCCGAAAGCACGCCCGGCAGTGCCTCGATCGCCGTCTCGTTCGCCTGCGAACAGTTCGCACACGACATGCCCGCGATGCCGACCGTTCGCGACTCCGTGAGCGGCTCGTACCCTGCCTCGGTGATCGACTCGAAGATCTCCTCCAGCTGGACGACCTCGGGGTCGTACTCGACGGTCGCCTCGTCGGTCGCGAAGTTGGCGTCGGCCGCCGAAACGCCCTCGAGCTCGAGGGTCGCGTCCTCGACGGAGGCGGAACACGTCGCACACGACATGCCCGTGATCTCGATGTGCGCTCTGCGAATACCCATTACGAATACTACTATGGGGTGCCTCGTTAAACCGGGTTGTGGTTTCGTCCGTAAATATTTTCGACGATAAAACGTTGGGGATGGCGGATCTTCCGATCCGAATCTTTCGCATCCAAACCGGCCGCCGCGGACCGCCCCTTGCGATGGTTGTGTATAGTTGGAGCAATATCAAAACGTACATACGCGGGACGTGCGAACGGAAGGGTATGTCGGAAGACGTGGTCGAACACCGCAAGCTGATCATCGCGGGGACCGGGATCGCCGGTCTCAGCGCTGGCATCTATGCGGCTCGCGCGAACAACGAGCCGCTGTTGATCGAGGGCGACGAACCGGGTGGACAGCTGACGCTCACCACAGACGTGGAGAACTACCCCGGATTCCCCGACGGTATCTCCGGACCGGACCTGATAAACCGGATGAAACAGCAGGCCCGGAAGTTCGGTGCCGACGTGAAAAACGGCATCATCGAATCGGTCGACGCCGACGACCGGCCGTTCGAAGTCGAACTCACGAACGGCGACGTGTACACCGCAGACGCGGTCATCGCCGCCTCGGGCGCCTCCGCCCGGACCCTGGGAATCCCCGGCGAGGACGAACTCATGGGGTATGGCCTGTCGACGTGTGCCACCTGTGACGGGGCGTTCTTCCGGGACGAGGACATGCTCGTAATCGGCGGCGGCGACGCCGCGATGGAGGAGGCGAACTTCCTCACCAAGTTCGCCGACACGGTGTATGTGGCCCACCGACGCGAGGAGTTCCGCGCGGAGGACATCTGGGTCGACCGGACGATGGAGAAGGTCGACGAGGGGGAGATCGAACTCCTGTTGAACACCGAAGTGACCGAACTCCACGGCAGCCCCGAGGAGGGGATCACGAGTGTGACGCTCGTGCAACACCCGGACGGCCACCCGACCGAGAAACTCGACGACCCGACGACAGCTGACGAGGTCGACGAGTTCGAGTTCGAGGTCGGCGCCGTCTTCTACGCGATCGGCCACACGCCGAACACCGGCTATCTCGAGGGGACCGGCGCCGAGTTCGACGACGAGGGGTATCTGTTGACCGAGGGCGGCCGCGGCGGCGGCCAGACGAAAACCGGCGTTCCGGGGCTGTTCGGCGCCGGCGACGTCG
The Halalkaliarchaeum desulfuricum DNA segment above includes these coding regions:
- a CDS encoding NAD(P)/FAD-dependent oxidoreductase gives rise to the protein MSEDVVEHRKLIIAGTGIAGLSAGIYAARANNEPLLIEGDEPGGQLTLTTDVENYPGFPDGISGPDLINRMKQQARKFGADVKNGIIESVDADDRPFEVELTNGDVYTADAVIAASGASARTLGIPGEDELMGYGLSTCATCDGAFFRDEDMLVIGGGDAAMEEANFLTKFADTVYVAHRREEFRAEDIWVDRTMEKVDEGEIELLLNTEVTELHGSPEEGITSVTLVQHPDGHPTEKLDDPTTADEVDEFEFEVGAVFYAIGHTPNTGYLEGTGAEFDDEGYLLTEGGRGGGQTKTGVPGLFGAGDVVDFHYQQAVTAAGMGVEAALDADEYLTELERVRKADATPTASSDD